The genomic segment CAGGGCCGCCGGCAGGAAGCGTCGCCGCGGGTCGACGACCTCGACGATGAAAGGCCGGGTGGGGGGCGGGGAAGCGATCGGATCGGCGATTCCCGGGCGCTCGATGGGGCGCATTCCGGGAAGATTCTGGAAAGCGTAGAGGCCGGAGCCGGTGCGGAAGGCGGCCACCCGGCGACCGTTCCGCTGGGCCGGCCGAGCGCTCACCCGCAGACCATCGCTCACCGGGCGGTCGAGGGCCGTATCCCAGAAGCGGAGGCCGAGCGGACAGAAGACCTCGAGGCTCTCCAGCAGGCGGTAGGCGCGGCCGTCCTCGAGCAGCGTCATGGCGTGTTTCCGGGGTCGACCAGGGTGGCGGTGTCGAGCCCCCGTTCCTGCACCTGGCCGAGACCGGTATCGAGCTGGCGGGTCGATTCGAGGTGCAGAATGCGGGCGACGTAGGGAATCGAGAGCTGGTAGACGTTCTGTACCAGCGTGTCCCACAGCCGCAGGAGATCTTCGTTGCTGAGCTCGGCGAGGCTGACCTCGATCGATTCCTCGGCGCGGAAGGTTCCCGGCGTGACGGCGTTGAGCAGCGTCGCCGGAAAGATCGGGTGGTCTTCGAGGAGGCGCATCATCCAACCCGCCAGGGCGTGCTGGAGGGAGGCTTCTTGGCCCCACACGGTGAGCAGCAGGTGGAGGTCGAGGGGGAGCAGGCTCTCGGCGCGGCGTCCGTCGGCCTGGCGGCGCCCGGCCGGGATGCGGTGCACGCCGTTGGGCATGATGCGGTAGAGGAAGAGCGACACGCCGGCGCTCAAGGGGCGGCTGAAGTCGCGGGCCGTGAAGACCTTGAACTCGAGCTCCTGGTCGAAGTCGGCGGGCCGATAGTTGCTGCGCAGCACATGGAGGACGGCCTCGGCGACGGCCCCGACGGCGCGGAAACCGGCCATCAGGAGGGATCTCCGGAGGCAGGTCTCGAGCGAGTGGTGCTCGGGGTCTGGGAACGGCTGGAGTGGAAACCGAAGAGGTCGTCGGGCATCGTTCTGCAAGCTCTGCTGGGCATGTTCGGTAGCCCTGAAAGAGCAACCGCCGTGCCAGCCGAAAAGGCCTGTTGTTGCTGGCCAGCAGCCCCCGCGACCGTGGGGTTCTTGTCTCACCTCTGCGGCGATTGGATCGCTAAATAACTGGCGCTGTTCGATTTACGGGGTGGGGTTAAATTGTCCTACCCGGTGAGGTGGCAGGCCTTTGGGCGCGGTGCCGGGGAGGCCACCGGGTGCGTCGCTACAATGGTCCGATGAGCGAGCGCGAGCTGATCAGCGGCTTCTGGGGATCGCTGTCCTACGGCGAGGGGCTGGCGCTGCAGGCGAGGCTGCGGCAGGGGGTCAAGGACGGCAGCGGCGAGGAGCACCTGTTGCTGCTCGAGCACACCCATGTCTACACCCTCGGCCGCAATGCCACTGTCGAGGACGTGTTGCTGACCCCGGAGGCCCTCGAGGCCTGTGGGGTCGAGGTCCACGAAAGCGATCGTGGCGGCCAGGTCACCTACCATGGTCCGGGGCAGCTCGTCGGCTACCCGATCATCAACCTGAGCCCGGACCGGCGCGACATTCGCGCCTATGTCAAGGATCTCCAGCAGGTCCTGATTCGGCTGCTCGCCGACTACGGCGTGGCGGCCGAGGTGCGCGAGGGGCAGGACTTCATCGGCGTGTGGGCGGGAGGCGGCAAGATCGCTTCGATCGGCGTCCATGTCTCACGCTGGGTGACCACCCACGGCTTCGCCCTCAACGTGGCACCGGATCTGTCTTTCTTCACCGGCATTGTGGCCTGCGGCCTGCCGGCGGTGAAGATGACCTCGATCGCCGAGCTCACCGACCGAGTCGTGCCTCTGCCGGAGATTGCGGAGGTCTGCGCCCGGCACCTGGCGGCACGCTTTGGTCGCCGCCTGGTCTATCGCCCGGACGGGGCACCGGCAAGGGTTTCCGCCGCTCGGTCCGGCAATCGGAAGGTGCGGCGCGCCGCCTCCGAGTCCAAGGTCGTTTCCGAGTAGTAGTCGCGCAGCAATGACGGGCTGCGGCGCATCAGCTCCGGGTAGGCGTCGCGAAACTCTTCGAAGGTGGCGTGCGCGCCGCGATCCATGCGCTCCCGAATCAGGAAGGCGTAGGCCCAGGTGACCGTCTCGTGGTACGCCTCCGGCATGCCGACCGATGCGGTGAGACGGCGGAGGCCATCGCCCAGGCGATCGAGGGCCTTGGCCAGGGGCCAGCGCCGCAGCAGGAGCCAGGCGATGCGCAGGTGGGCCTGGTGATCGAAGGACTCGGCGTCGAGCTCGCCCGCTTCGAAGGCCGCGAGGAGCTGCTCGTCGTTCATCGCTCTTTCTCCCGCAAACGGTGGCTGGCGCTCGAGTCGAGCTCGAGGCCATAGACGGACTTGAGCTGGCGGATCTTCTCGAGGGTGGGCTCACCGAACGGTGTCTTGTCGTCGAAGGCGTGCAGGACGATGCCTTCGAGGAGGTCTCCGAGGGTCATGTCGAGGGCTTCGGCGAGGCCCTTGAGGACCTTCACCAGGCGCTTCTCCATGCGGACGCCGGTCTGAACTCGCTCGATCGGGGGCAGGTCGGAAGGGGAACTCGATTTTGCCATGTGTGTATT from the Acidobacteriota bacterium genome contains:
- a CDS encoding Pvc16 family protein; amino-acid sequence: MAGFRAVGAVAEAVLHVLRSNYRPADFDQELEFKVFTARDFSRPLSAGVSLFLYRIMPNGVHRIPAGRRQADGRRAESLLPLDLHLLLTVWGQEASLQHALAGWMMRLLEDHPIFPATLLNAVTPGTFRAEESIEVSLAELSNEDLLRLWDTLVQNVYQLSIPYVARILHLESTRQLDTGLGQVQERGLDTATLVDPGNTP
- the lipB gene encoding lipoyl(octanoyl) transferase LipB, yielding MRRYNGPMSERELISGFWGSLSYGEGLALQARLRQGVKDGSGEEHLLLLEHTHVYTLGRNATVEDVLLTPEALEACGVEVHESDRGGQVTYHGPGQLVGYPIINLSPDRRDIRAYVKDLQQVLIRLLADYGVAAEVREGQDFIGVWAGGGKIASIGVHVSRWVTTHGFALNVAPDLSFFTGIVACGLPAVKMTSIAELTDRVVPLPEIAEVCARHLAARFGRRLVYRPDGAPARVSAARSGNRKVRRAASESKVVSE